A section of the Devosia rhizoryzae genome encodes:
- a CDS encoding PRC-barrel domain-containing protein codes for MAYDDVNRTSADLKETHDLIASDKVEGTKVYDLSGEHIGAIERILIEKRSGKVSYAVLSFGGFLGIGDEHYPLPWGKLNYDQQLGGYRVDISKEQVEGAPRYETEGDDFWGEENGRRIYDYYGVTPYWI; via the coding sequence ATGGCTTATGATGACGTCAACCGGACATCGGCCGATCTCAAGGAAACTCACGATCTGATCGCCTCCGACAAGGTCGAGGGCACCAAGGTCTACGATCTTTCGGGCGAGCATATCGGCGCGATCGAGCGCATCCTGATCGAAAAGCGCAGCGGCAAGGTTTCCTATGCCGTCCTGAGCTTCGGCGGCTTTCTGGGCATCGGCGACGAGCATTACCCGCTCCCATGGGGCAAGCTGAATTATGATCAGCAGCTGGGCGGCTATCGCGTCGACATCAGCAAGGAGCAGGTGGAAGGCGCGCCCCGCTACGAAACCGAAGGCGACGATTTCTGGGGCGAGGAAAACGGCCGCCGCATCTACGACTATTATGGCGTCACGCCATACTGGATCTAA
- a CDS encoding OmpA family protein yields MKSKVLVALAATLALSACTTTNPYTGQSQLSNTAGGGLLGAGGGAIAGAIVGAAVGGDPRVGALIGAGVGGLTGAAIGSYMDQQEAELRAQLQGTGVSVTRVGDQIILNMPSNITFATDQSTVQPQFNQTLVSVGLVLKKFDKTIVDVYGHTDSTGSAEHNLSLSQRRAVSVATVLSSQGIDQRRFYIEGKGSSSPIASNANETGRAQNRRVEIQLSPIRG; encoded by the coding sequence ATGAAATCGAAAGTTCTCGTGGCGCTTGCCGCGACCTTGGCGCTGAGCGCCTGCACCACCACCAATCCCTATACCGGCCAGAGCCAGCTCTCCAATACGGCTGGTGGCGGCCTCCTGGGTGCCGGTGGCGGCGCCATTGCCGGTGCCATCGTCGGTGCCGCTGTCGGCGGTGACCCGCGCGTCGGCGCGCTGATCGGCGCAGGCGTTGGTGGCCTCACCGGCGCGGCCATCGGCAGCTACATGGATCAGCAGGAAGCCGAACTGCGCGCCCAGCTCCAGGGTACCGGCGTTTCGGTCACTCGCGTGGGCGACCAGATCATCCTCAACATGCCGTCCAACATCACCTTCGCGACCGACCAGTCGACGGTGCAGCCGCAGTTCAACCAGACCCTGGTCTCGGTCGGTCTCGTGCTCAAGAAGTTCGATAAGACGATCGTCGACGTCTACGGCCACACCGACTCCACCGGCTCTGCCGAGCACAACCTGTCGCTCAGCCAGCGCCGCGCCGTTTCCGTCGCGACCGTCCTGTCGAGCCAGGGCATCGATCAGCGCCGTTTCTATATCGAGGGCAAGGGCTCTTCGAGCCCCATCGCCTCCAACGCCAACGAAACCGGTCGCGCGCAGAACCGCCGCGTCGAAATTCAGCTTTCGCCGATCCGCGGCTAA
- a CDS encoding SDR family NAD(P)-dependent oxidoreductase translates to MVFATYPSLRDSAVVISGGATGIGEALVRSFAGQGARVGFVDIARDAGEALAAELTASGQTARFIACDVTDIAAYQDAIGTFAMAHGDATVLVNNAAHDQRHDWAEVTPNYWDAAMAVNLKHFFFAAQAVAPGMIRAGSGSIINFGSISWMVMTPSLPLYETAKAAVHGLTRSMARELGHSNIRVNSLVPGAVITQRQLDLWLTPDSLADIAAHQALPGQLLPQDCASLALFLAADDSRMVSGQHFLVDGGWANT, encoded by the coding sequence GTGGTGTTCGCCACCTATCCAAGCCTGCGCGACAGTGCGGTGGTGATCTCCGGCGGCGCCACCGGTATCGGCGAGGCGCTGGTCCGCAGCTTCGCCGGGCAGGGCGCACGCGTCGGCTTCGTCGACATCGCGCGGGACGCCGGCGAAGCCCTTGCTGCCGAACTCACCGCCAGCGGACAAACCGCACGCTTCATCGCCTGCGACGTCACCGATATCGCCGCCTACCAGGACGCCATCGGCACCTTTGCCATGGCCCATGGCGACGCCACCGTCCTCGTCAACAACGCCGCCCACGACCAGCGCCACGATTGGGCCGAGGTCACGCCCAACTATTGGGACGCGGCCATGGCGGTGAACCTGAAACACTTCTTCTTCGCCGCCCAGGCCGTCGCGCCCGGCATGATCCGCGCCGGCTCCGGCTCCATCATCAATTTCGGCTCGATCAGCTGGATGGTGATGACCCCGTCGCTGCCGCTCTATGAAACCGCCAAGGCCGCGGTTCACGGGCTCACCCGTTCCATGGCGCGCGAACTGGGGCACTCCAATATCCGCGTCAATTCGCTGGTGCCCGGCGCCGTCATCACCCAGCGTCAGCTCGATCTCTGGCTGACGCCCGACTCGCTGGCCGACATCGCCGCCCACCAGGCTCTGCCCGGCCAGCTCCTGCCGCAAGATTGCGCCAGCCTCGCCCTTTTCCTTGCGGCCGACGACAGCCGTATGGTGTCCGGGCAACACTTCCTGGTCGATGGCGGCTGGGCCAACACCTAA